The following coding sequences are from one Eucalyptus grandis isolate ANBG69807.140 chromosome 11, ASM1654582v1, whole genome shotgun sequence window:
- the LOC120289866 gene encoding E3 ubiquitin-protein ligase rnf8-A, translated as MIGHGRDRVLHLGEIAAPPPPPELEPEDGWTMVNLPQIDLLAVALVSELVVEGRGTGAGGLRGIEGCGSKMRCKLKLEVPLRFVKCVRRNVRFAISGDRQMSLIDGSLNRRNSIRGKDEGSSGSVLGSGRRDLAGLTLDDVLGTDKKVGPSPTVAQITRTLLDVIRDDPEGGSFPDLLGQKDRKSWRSFKERLRRKRDSQAWTSTVHTPTSDLPITSSRSQMSRQSLTRFNSSKMVASSDDEPARGIHRESPTTEEMLGSDHEVACDYSSQSCSRSMMMRRTSSRFGSLGPVVPPDSTEPEDLAGNVQAKALRPQISRHNSTRLGSSAASRSESARFLSRSESSMVRREDANGEDGAAIYGDELGRRSRRVPAVALQEERQLSAREAAAAQEAAEAAAAAVADRDEEGSDEEETEGSEAAQEPKRMSLMDLLEETDRQMGFVGSKYVVGDEEEEEEEEAAAEEEEGGEEGGGEYSCCVCMVRHKGSAFIPCGHTFCRMCSRELMVARGNCPLCNKFILEILDIF; from the exons ATGATCGGGCACGGCCGCGATCGCGTCCTCCACCTTGGTGAAATTGctgctccgccgccgccgccagagTTGGAGCCGGAAGATGGGTGGACCATG GTCAATTTGCCCCAAATCGACCTCCTCGCTGTGGCTCTCGTCTCGGAGCTCGTCGTTGAAGGTCGTGGCACTGGTGCTGGTGGGCTGAGAGGTATCGAAGGCTGCGGATCGAAGATGAGATGCAAATTGAAGCTTGAAGTGCCG ttgcGATTCGTGAAATGCGTGCGTCGTAATGTGCGGTTTGCCATTTCAGGTGATCGCCAGATGTCATTGATCGACGGCTCATTGAACCGTCGAAATTCTATCAGAGGCAAGGACGAAGGTAGCAGCGGCAGCGTCCTCGGAAGCGGACGGCGAGACCTAGCTGGGTTGACGCTAGACGACGTTCTAGGCACCGACAAGAAAGTGGGTCCATCGCCCACGGTGGCTCAGATTACCCGGACTCTCCTCGACGTAATCCGCGACGACCCTGAGGGAGGCTCCTTCCCGGATCTCCTCGGCCAGAAGGACAGGAAGAGCTGGAGATCTTTCAAGGAAAGGCTACGACGCAAGCGCGATAGCCAGGCTTGGACCTCAACCGTTCACACTCCTACATCAGACTTACCGATTACTAGTTCGAGGTCACAGATGTCAAGGCAAAGTTTAACTCGGTTCAACTCTTCGAAGATGGTGGCAAGCTCCGATGATGAGCCGGCTCGGGGGATTCACCGTGAATCCCCAACGACAGAGGAGATGCTCGGCAGTGATCATGAAGTGGCTTGTGATTATTCGAGCCAGAGTTGCTCTCGGTCGATGATGATGCGCCGGACCTCTAGTCGTTTCGGCTCGTTGGGCCCGGTGGTTCCGCCGGACTCGACTGAGCCAGAGGATCTGGCAGGTAACGTGCAGGCTAAGGCTCTCCGGCCACAGATCTCACGCCACAATTCCACAAGGCTCGGGTCATCAGCAGCGTCAAGGTCCGAATCGGCTCGATTCCTGTCTCGGTCTGAGAGCTCGATGGTCCGGAGAGAGGACGCCAACGGCGAAGATGGCGCAGCAATATATGGGGACGAATTGGGCCGCCGATCGCGGCGAGTCCCAGCAGTGGCTCTGCAGGAGGAGAGGCAGCTGTCCGCGAGGGAGGCCGCGGCGGCCCAGGAGGCGGCAGaggcggccgccgccgccgtggcGGACAGAGATGAGGAAGGCAGCGATGAGGAGGAGACGGAGGGCTCGGAAGCTGCGCAGGAGCCGAAGAGGATGTCGCTGATGGACTTGCTGGAGGAGACGGATAGGCAGATGGGGTTCGTGGGATCGAAGTACGTGGTGGGcgatgaggaagaggaggaggaggaggaggcggcggcggaagaggaggagggcggAGAGGAAGGCGGTGGAGAGTACAGCTGCTGCGTGTGCATGGTGAGGCACAAGGGGTCGGCGTTCATACCCTGCGGCCACACGTTCTGCAGGATGTGCTCCAGGGAGCTCATGGTCGCTCGGGGAAACTGCCCGCTCTGCAACAAGTTCATATTGGAGATTCTCGACATCTTCTAA
- the LOC104425719 gene encoding uncharacterized protein LOC104425719 isoform X1, translating into MVPLPTVNSLPIRAFSRFSSANPYLSWALQVQGAPPRIFVINLLLQYSRVKEKAMPVPVVNRKMLEELEAMGFSPESATRALHFSGNSNTEAAIYWIFDHQNDPDVDQMPRVSVDLDIEGAEPTFVTEEMTMRSQELQDQAEEKEKKNSQREKEKERIRAGKELLEAKTKAEDNERKRYLAAKKAEKDEERRARERILQKLQNDKLERRRMLGLPSETPAALKPPLPIEDNRRTSGVYSVTNAGQIGDCLRSLKRKHKDEDARVERAFQTLLIYVGNVMKNPDNEKFRRIRLSNPAFQSRVGSLEGGVEFLELCGFEKTDDGKFLFLPRDKVDLAVLNLAGTQLKSALDNPFFGLLQK; encoded by the exons ATGGTGCCTCTTCCCACTGTAAATAGCTTGCCCATCAGGGCATTCTCTCGATTTTCTTCGGCCAACCCATATTTGAGCTGGGCTTTGCAGGTTCAGGGAGCCCCTCCACGTATCTTTGTCATCAACTTGCTGTTGCAGTATTCAAGAGTCAAAGAGAAGG CAATGCCTGTTCCAGTAGTAAACCGGAAAATGCTCGAGGAACTTGAAGCTATGGGATTCTCTCCAGAGAGCGCAACTAGGGCACTTCATTTTTCAG GTAATTCCAACACTGAAGCTGCAATATATTGGATTTTCGACCATCAAAACGATCCAGATGTTGATCAGATGCCAAGG GTATCAGTCGACCTTGACATTGAAGGTGCCGAACCAACTTTTGTGACTGAAGAAATGACAATGAGATCACAAGAATTACA GGAtcaagcagaggagaaggagaagaagaactctcaaagagaaaaggaaaag GAAAGGATTCGAGCAGGTAAGGAACTTCTTgaagcaaaaacaaaagcagaagACAATGAAAGAAAGCG TTATTTGGCAGCaaagaaagcagaaaaagatgaagagcgaAGAGCTAGGGAGAGAATTCTGCAGAAACTGCAGAATGACAAG TTAGAAAGAAGGCGGATGCTGGGATTGCCATCAGAAACCCCTGCCGCTTTAAAACCCCCGTTGCCTATTGAAGACAATAGAAGG ACTTCAGGTGTTTATTCTGTTACCAACGCTGGTCAGATCGGAGACTGTTTGAGGTCTTTGAAGCGCAAACATAAG GATGAAGACGCCAGAGTTGAAAGGGCCTTTCAAACACTCCTGATATATGTGGGCAACGTCATGAAGAATCCTGACAATGAAAAGTTCAGAAGGATCCGCCTAAGTAATCCCGCATTCCAG AGTAGAGTCGGAAGTCTGGAAGGAGGTGTCGAGTTTCTCGAGCTTTGTGGATTCGAGAAAACCGATGACGGCAAGTTCTTGTTTCTTCCACGTGACAAGGTCGACTTGGCGGTGCTTAATCTAGCTGGGACTCAGTTGAAGTCAGCTTTAGACAATCCCTTCTTTGGACTTCTTCAGAAGTGA
- the LOC104425719 gene encoding UBX domain-containing protein 1-like isoform X2: MPVPVVNRKMLEELEAMGFSPESATRALHFSGNSNTEAAIYWIFDHQNDPDVDQMPRVSVDLDIEGAEPTFVTEEMTMRSQELQDQAEEKEKKNSQREKEKERIRAGKELLEAKTKAEDNERKRYLAAKKAEKDEERRARERILQKLQNDKLERRRMLGLPSETPAALKPPLPIEDNRRTSGVYSVTNAGQIGDCLRSLKRKHKDEDARVERAFQTLLIYVGNVMKNPDNEKFRRIRLSNPAFQSRVGSLEGGVEFLELCGFEKTDDGKFLFLPRDKVDLAVLNLAGTQLKSALDNPFFGLLQK; encoded by the exons ATGCCTGTTCCAGTAGTAAACCGGAAAATGCTCGAGGAACTTGAAGCTATGGGATTCTCTCCAGAGAGCGCAACTAGGGCACTTCATTTTTCAG GTAATTCCAACACTGAAGCTGCAATATATTGGATTTTCGACCATCAAAACGATCCAGATGTTGATCAGATGCCAAGG GTATCAGTCGACCTTGACATTGAAGGTGCCGAACCAACTTTTGTGACTGAAGAAATGACAATGAGATCACAAGAATTACA GGAtcaagcagaggagaaggagaagaagaactctcaaagagaaaaggaaaag GAAAGGATTCGAGCAGGTAAGGAACTTCTTgaagcaaaaacaaaagcagaagACAATGAAAGAAAGCG TTATTTGGCAGCaaagaaagcagaaaaagatgaagagcgaAGAGCTAGGGAGAGAATTCTGCAGAAACTGCAGAATGACAAG TTAGAAAGAAGGCGGATGCTGGGATTGCCATCAGAAACCCCTGCCGCTTTAAAACCCCCGTTGCCTATTGAAGACAATAGAAGG ACTTCAGGTGTTTATTCTGTTACCAACGCTGGTCAGATCGGAGACTGTTTGAGGTCTTTGAAGCGCAAACATAAG GATGAAGACGCCAGAGTTGAAAGGGCCTTTCAAACACTCCTGATATATGTGGGCAACGTCATGAAGAATCCTGACAATGAAAAGTTCAGAAGGATCCGCCTAAGTAATCCCGCATTCCAG AGTAGAGTCGGAAGTCTGGAAGGAGGTGTCGAGTTTCTCGAGCTTTGTGGATTCGAGAAAACCGATGACGGCAAGTTCTTGTTTCTTCCACGTGACAAGGTCGACTTGGCGGTGCTTAATCTAGCTGGGACTCAGTTGAAGTCAGCTTTAGACAATCCCTTCTTTGGACTTCTTCAGAAGTGA